A window of Leishmania major strain Friedlin complete genome, chromosome 27 genomic DNA:
CTTCGTCAGTTCCCTCGCTGAGCTCGACAATCGCATCCACGGCGCGGGCACAGTTTCGCACCATCCCACTGACCACCAGTTTCCAGTAGGGGTGCCACGTGCCAGTGGAGTCGCTGTTGCTCTCTCCTCCGACGTCTGTGATGCCGCACCCTGCACACCAGTCCCGCAGCCACGTCTCCCCTGCCGCCTTtctgttgccgccgccgtctccctCGAACACGTAcgtctgcgcctccgccgtgtGGGTGGCTTCGGCGTCCAGTACGCCCTGCCACGGACCGAATGTATGcgccctcgctgccttctcgcgctgcaccgaggtgtcggcaccgctgccagccATCACGCCTCCCCTCCGCGCCTCCGCAGGTGTTGGCGTGAGCTGAAGCAGCTCAGCGCTTTgcgtggcgcacacgcgatccgcagcggcggtcaTCCATGCGCTCGCAGCCGACCAGtttgcagcgccgtcgccgggcGTTTGCACCGACGTAGtcagcagcgatggtgaTACACACATATGTGTGGTGGAGTAACAGTGAAGCAGCCACGGCACACAGCTGCACCAGGCGGCCGTTCCTACCGAggcgccgccctcgttcACGCCACATTggctgtgctgcaccgccgccgctgctgcctcgacAAGCGTGGCGACGGATACCACCACACCTGCatccgctgcggcagtgagGACGTGGACGAGGCAGGTCAACGACTGGGCGTCGCGCTCATGAACACCGCGCAACGCCACAAGCTCGGCAACCACACGGATCTCCTCAGCGAAGAATGCGGTGACCTCCTCACGCACTGCCTTTGCGGGACTGCCGAGTGCACCGCCCTTCTGTGATGTACCTCGAGCCACCAACCTCTTGAGAGCGAGCTCCATCacctgcaggcggcgcagcacgcactgCACAACATCGCgctgcaacggcagcagccacgcctCTTCGGCATCCGTTGACGTAGCCACCAGTTGAGCCGGGGCGCGCTTGTCCTTTCGTGATCCTCCACGGCTACTGTGAGCTGTGTTGGAAACGGAGGGCGTCATTTTCGGCACACACATGGGCAGTGGCCGATACGAGAAGCGGTACGCACGCAGCAGGTCGCCCAAGGCGCGGACTTCACGGTTCAGGCGCACAAGATCCCCCTCCTGCTGAGAGGACGGTTTGGccgggggtggtggtggcgtgcCCCTCAACATCTGTTCAGGCATGGCCATCACGCCTGACGAGTATGCACCACCTATGGAAGCGGGGTACCAATCGCCCCAGCGCCGGAGCTGCAGAAGGTGGAATAGTCTAGGGGCCAGAGGTGCTTCCTCGGCCGCCTCaccggtgcagctgccgccgtgaATGCTTGAGGAAGAGActagcgctgccgccgacgggCGCGGTCCATCACTGTCGTGTGAATCTGGAAACCGTAACCGTGCAGCCACCTCACCCGATGCCAATGGCACCGAGTCTGCAGTACCCGCCACTTGCACCACCCCCGGGGCGACAGTCGAGCGCCATGCTGAAATCGACAAGGGCACAtggaggagcggcggcgcagccagATGAGGCCCATTTCGTCGAGAGAGATCCCCACTTACGCATGGCTCTCGttgtgcaggaggaggaagaaaaggACGCAGCACATGAGGCCTCCTCATGACTTTAGTGCTCTTCTTCGTTCAGTCAGAACAaaggctgcggcagctgcgcggatcggcagacgcgcacacgcgttgaCAACAAGTGTAGAAGGATATACAcccgacaacaacaaaatgAAAAGGGAAGACAGAGTGCCGCCTTCTGTGTGGCTGCGGATtcccctcgtcctccgcctcggcagcTCATGAATCCGCCGCCGAActgggggaaggagggagtAGGGCAAACGGAAAACAAGGGCGATCGGCTTTTGCGCGTCGGCTTCTCGCACTGGCATGCTatctcccctcctccctcctctgccaCGCATACGTGCACTGAGACACCCGCACCCAGCGATGTACctcgtgtacgtgtgcgtgtgcgtgcgcaagCGAAAGGAGTGGATGAAGTCGAtacgagagaaagagagagagagagacgcacaacAGCCGTGGCTGTGTTTCACGTGCACAGCGAACGGAGAAGGGCGTGGTCCCAGGCGTGATGATGGATAGCCACAAAGGCAAAGAGAACGACAGGgcagaaggagctgaacGCAGCGTACAGGACGTCGCAGAGGTGCAAGAGAAGTTGCCCCTCGTCCACGGCGCTCCCCGTTGCGCGCTTGAAACCCCACCCCCGCACGAACGCGTTTCTGCTGCTTCGATTTGCCCTCTGGGGTCGTGTGAGATTGCGATATCGGAGGCAAAGTCCTCCGCTTCCCCCGGCGTTGCCGACATTTCGACGTTTTCGTTCGCTTCTTCATGTCTGTGGGTGTGCACTTCTTGTTGCTTTCTTTTTCGGTTGTCTCCGTgtgaaggagggagagaagaagtgaagagggagaagggacGTCGGCTAGTGAGGCCGAACGCCAGCTCTGCAGTGCGTGGAAGCTGAAGCTGAGCATcggaggaaggagaggagagaagcgaaCAGGGGGAAGAGCCAGTGCGGTCGTCTCCCGTTCTCTCTACAGCGCGCATCCGCCGGCACCCTtcgcgccccccccctcccacacagacacacagacacacacacacatacacgcacagaaaCATTCATCAGTAGTATACAAACGaagacacacaaaacaaCGAATCGCAACGACTGCTGCCGGTGTCGCCATCGGCATTCCTCCTCCCACCTTGGCAAGGCCCCGCATCAACAACAACGTCAATGCCGCGGTTCACGTTTGCTCCCTCCGCTGATCAAGTCACCTCGGTGGAAGGGGGGCTTTCAGTCTCACAGCACACTCTGGGTTTGCTTCTCCACGGCATCCACCACGTCCTGAATCCGGATCGCTCGATTGGTTacgacgcggaggcgctcgACCGGTTCATAGAACGGAAAGAGAATATCGCGATAAAGCACCTcgagcgtgcgctggagcTCCTCAATGCGAGCGGCAgaagcggaggagaagaCATCGACActggccgaggcggcggtggctccAGTGGCACAGCCGGAGGAGTGGGGGGGTACGTCTCCGGAGTTTGCAGGTGCAGAAGACATGAcgcttctggtggtggtCGCGTCTACGTGTTTGCCCTCGGGCACGTGCTcgcacgtgtgtctgtgtgtcgcCCTGCGCGTGGGTATgcgagggggaagggaggggcacCGAGGTCACCCACCTCCTCCGTTGTATCACTGTATCGGCCCGCTCAGCGTATGTTCAGCTGACCCcgacacaagcacacactATCTCAGTGTCGATGCGTTGTGCCGTCACTGTGAGCGGATGGGATAAAAAAGGAATCACGACCCACACTGCATATACTCATATGCATGTATGCATGCAAGTATGTACGAGTGCAATGCAGAGGTagaggagggaagaagagcaagGGAAGCAAGAGAGCGACACCTGTGAAAAACGAGGGGAAGGCAGGGTGCCACCTGCCATCTGAGAGGCCACGCGGCATACAAAATGTGCGCAGTGGGGTTGGGGATAACCAAGGACAGCGAGACAAGGAAAGGGGTGGTTGTTCCGCAACTAacctcctcccaccctcccccgtcTCTTGCTAGTATGTACGTTGGTGCACATACACGGCCCGCCTcacctgtgtgtgtgtatcggGGGGAGGGATAGGGCAGGTGTTGCGCTTGTTAGTTCGTTGTTGCTGCAGTTGCGCCCCTGTCCCTCGTTCCCTCCTCATTTGagggcaaaaaaaaaagtgagcAGAGACACTCGAAGAACAGACGCGCACGGgcggtgagggggggggggttacGTGGCGCGCCGCTCACTTGCACGCCTACCCGCCGCATGAAGGAGAAACAAGCACGCATTCGTGTATGCGTGCCATCGCGGGgagtgcacgcgcgtgtctgcggtAACGCACCTGCGGGAGGACGAGGGGAGCAACAGACGCTGTGGAGCAGAGGGGCTGTCAAGCCGGTGTGCACAtgccccttccctccccttctctcgcggtgtcgctgccATATGGGTACGTCATGAGAATCTCGCCATCACAcaagcacaaacacacacatacacacacgagcacaccTCTCTCCTTGATGAACCTCACTCGACGTCGTGTAGCAGCAGAtcgagcagcgcgccgagccgATCAGAGCAGGCGAGCACGCGGCGCTCTGGCTTGCCCATCGCCTTTGCCAGGACAATcccgtcgcgcagcagcagatgcacaCCAGCCATCATGAGAGGTCGATCGGCTACCTTGTGGCAACTTAGCGGGTACTTGCGCGCATCGGTGAGCGTGTAAGGAGCTGCCAACACCTGCTCGGCGCTGATGTTCGGCGACTGAAGCACGCGACTCTGTCCGCTCGCTAGAACAATCGGATAGGGCAGTGAGCAGCTGTACAGGATAGAAAGCACAACAAGCAGGTGACCGGCATGGCCGAGAGCGatggcctcctcctgcataTCCTCTGCCGTGCTTGCCACCAAATGCGAGGCAGTGTCAGCTTCGGCGCGTCCAGCAAACATGATCGGGAGCGAACACTTGTTGATGTGGTCCTTCGCGTccgccgcgcgtgcgcaggccTCATTCGCGTACTGGGACGAAAGCTCCACCGTGTAAACGAGGCACAGCtcccgcgcgcgccgctgccggcttCTGGCGAGCTGAGCGCGGAGTCGCGCGCGTtgtgcctcctcttcgcgGGCCGTGGCCCTTGATTGCTCTCCCACCTCGGGTGATACCGTGTAAGCCTGATAGCTCTGCAGCTTGGCCTGGGCCTCCTCTTGCCTCTGCaaccgccgttgccgctgctccacctgctctcgcagcgcctccagctccagcGTGGAGAGGGTCAGCTGCTCGCGTGCAGCTGTCAGCTGCGCGCGAAGTGCGGCACACCGTGCCTCCCCCGCACGCTCCAGTggatcggcggcggcttcaCGATTCAAGTCCGCTGCCAGCTGTgcctgccgctcctctgtCAGGTCCGCCAGTCGCTGCCACGCAATTGTCGCGAGCGTTGCCGCCTTCACATCCCCTATGGTCATACGCAGCAGACCGGCACGAGGGACGGCAGTGGGCGGGTATCGCCAGCCAACGGAAGACGGTGCTCGACTCCACGGCAGCTCTTCACAtgccgctgccccctccgctgcggcagtcGCCACAATCGATGTTTGGCCAGTGATCGTGTGAAGCGTGGCAGGAAAGAAAGACGTGGGTTGCAGCTCGGCCCCCGTCGGCCGTGGGGCAAAAGTGCGAGTTCGAGCCGCccgcatctcctccagcagcgccgtcgccgcagctgAGATGTCtgacaggcacacgcgcgggACAAAGACGCCGTCCGTGTATCGTAAAAAGATGATGGGTCTGGTGCAGCATCGAGtttgtggctgctgctgctgctcgaggtGAAACACTCGGCTCAGTGTAGCGTCTGCCTGCTCCATGGTCGACCCGGCGTATACCACGTCGCACATGTCCACTTGGCAgcgatgcacgcacacgtcggCGGGCACAATGTGATCGAGAGGAATAGTTGTGGGCGGCGTGGTATCTGATGCAGACGCCATCAATGACACCACGTTTGAGAGGCATGCAGCTGTGTAGTAGAAAGCAAGCTCAACCTGTGTGGCCGTGTCGTACGCATTCAGTTGCCCAGGCGGTATGGCGGACCAGCAGGGGTGTGAGCTGCCACGCGCCACCTCACTCGTATACACGTGAACCGGTGAGGTAACGAGCGTGGGTGGCCATCGCCCCTCCATGGCCCACTCgtcatcaccgtcgccgcggctgccgagctCCCTTGTAGCCCCTGTGTCATGCTTCGATCCCGCAGACGCGGTACTGCTCGCCTGGCCAACTCCAGCGGCAGAGGACGAGAACGGAGGAAGGGCACCGATGGTGTAGTAGACTTCGATGCACAAGGAGGGGTTGTGGAAGTTGACAGTGTGTGCTGATGAGCTGATGTCAACGATGGCTGCAGGggtggtgcgcgctgctTCGTCGCCGAGTGAGGCTATGTTCTGGTCTGGATGAGATGGGAGCGGCAAAGCCCAACGTCCAGAGCGATCAGCAGTCGTAgcgtgcggtggcggcgacgatggGCGACGCAACGTTCCCATGGTAGTCGCTTCCCCGTTAGACTGCATACTCGAGCTCTGACAGCTACCTCCCTCGCCACCCTTTGCCGAAGACGCAGTCAAGCGTAGCGAGGAgtcgtcgccgccatcatcaGGTGCACTCGTTGGCTGAGCTGGCACCGCAGtgggtgcggcgcgccgcggccgctgtgCCGCCAAGCATACATGTAGTGGAGCACAGCGGAGCGAGACACCGGTGAGGTGCCTAAGGCAGCGAAAGTCGAACGGAACCAGTGACGTCATTGAacgtgccgcggcgcagtgAAACCGCCTTGAGAGAGCGGTGGCGGTTTGCTAAGATCTGCGGGAGGAGAAACAGAAAGGGGAGATGCGAAGGGCGGATCACCACCACAGCTCGGTCAGCCGTATCTACACCCTGTGACATgcaggcgtgtgcgcctgcatgtgtgtgtgtgtgtgtgtatgtgtgcatcaCATTGGGACCGTGAAAAGGAGTGCGAAGGGGATGAAACATACAAGCGACACACGAGAGGGATTATATGGGGGGAAGAAGCGCACACGTACCGTACGAGTTGCGAGCGAGTCTGTGAAAAGAGTGGTAGAAGCACCGACGCGGCAAAGAAGACCGCGAAAGCACAAAAAGAGAAGGGAGCGAGCGAGGCACGCACGGCATACACGAATTCAAGGGTTCTTGGCACCattcccctccctctgccctTTGCTTCTCTCCCGCTGCGCCCCATCCCcactctcctctttctttcccttcttCGAGCACACCTGCACAGGTTCGGCAACGCGTATGTGCGTGGCATCGTGGGGAAGCCCAACACTGCAAAGCAGAGCTGAGAGCTGCCCCACTTCCGAGTTGGGTTCACGTCTCCCCTCCTCTATCGGTGggactctctctctctctgtatccTTGTTTGCGTTTATGATGGAAGGTGGCTTATCCGTTTCTTGACCGTGTGTGCACCCCCGCACCCCGCGCGAgcctcacacgcacacaaacacgctTACACCAGGCAACAACAGGCTTTATTCGGTTTATCTTGTGAACGGCacagccgccagcggcgctccttgcccctcctccctcctccttcccctcccggTCCCACCA
This region includes:
- a CDS encoding conserved hypothetical protein (previous protein_id=AAZ09974.1) gives rise to the protein MEGRWPPTLVTSPVHVYTSEVARGSSHPCWSAIPPGQLNAYDTATQVELAFYYTAACLSNVVSLMASASDTTPPTTIPLDHIVPADVCVHRCQVDMCDVVYAGSTMEQADATLSRVFHLEQQQQPQTRCCTRPIIFLRYTDGVFVPRVCLSDISAAATALLEEMRAARTRTFAPRPTGAELQPTSFFPATLHTITGQTSIVATAAAEGAAACEELPWSRAPSSVGWRYPPTAVPRAGLLRMTIGDVKAATLATIAWQRLADLTEERQAQLAADLNREAAADPLERAGEARCAALRAQLTAAREQLTLSTLELEALREQVEQRQRRLQRQEEAQAKLQSYQAYTVSPEVGEQSRATAREEEAQRARLRAQLARSRQRRARELCLVYTVELSSQYANEACARAADAKDHINKCSLPIMFAGRAEADTASHLVASTAEDMQEEAIALGHAGHLLVVLSILYSCSLPYPIVLASGQSRVLQSPNISAEQVLAAPYTLTDARKYPLSCHKVADRPLMMAGVHLLLRDGIVLAKAMGKPERRVLACSDRLGALLDLLLHDVE